The following are from one region of the Klebsiella aerogenes genome:
- the fadD gene encoding long-chain-fatty-acid--CoA ligase FadD: MKKVWLNRYPADVPAEINPDRYQSLVELFEHATTRYADQPAFINMGEVMTYRKLEERSRAFAAYLQQGLGLQKGDRVALMMPNLLQYPVALFGVLRAGMIAVNVNPLYTPRELEHQLNDSGAAAIVIVSNFAHTLEKVVEKTQVKHVILTRMGDQLSTAKGTLVNFVVKYIKRLVPKYHLPDAISFRSALQQGYRMQYVKPEIVAEDLAFLQYTGGTTGVAKGAMLTHRNMLANLEQVNATYGPLLHRGKELVVTALPLYHIFALTMNCLLFIELGGQNLLITNPRDIPGLVKELAKYPFTAMTGVNTLFNALLNNKEFQQLDFSSLHLSAGGGMPVQQVVAERWVKLTGQYLLEGYGLTECSPLVSVNPHDIDYHSGSIGLPVPSTEAKLVDDDDNEVAPGEPGELCIKGPQVMLGYWQRPDATDEIIKDGWLHTGDIAVMDDEGFLRIVDRKKDMILVSGFNVYPNEIEDVVMQHSGVQEVAAVGVPSGSSGEAVKIFVVKKDATLTEEALVTFCRRHLTGYKVPKLVEFRDELPKSNVGKILRRELRDEARAKVDNKA, encoded by the coding sequence GTGAAAAAGGTTTGGCTAAACCGTTATCCCGCCGATGTTCCGGCGGAGATAAATCCTGACCGCTATCAATCCCTGGTTGAATTGTTTGAACACGCCACCACGCGCTATGCCGATCAACCGGCATTCATCAACATGGGCGAGGTGATGACCTATCGTAAGCTGGAAGAGCGCAGCCGCGCTTTCGCCGCTTATCTCCAGCAGGGATTAGGGCTGCAGAAGGGCGACCGCGTCGCGCTGATGATGCCTAACCTACTACAATACCCGGTAGCGCTGTTTGGTGTTCTGCGCGCCGGGATGATTGCCGTTAACGTGAATCCGCTGTATACCCCGCGCGAGTTGGAACACCAGCTCAATGACAGCGGCGCGGCGGCGATTGTGATCGTCTCCAACTTTGCGCATACCCTGGAAAAAGTGGTTGAGAAAACCCAGGTTAAGCACGTTATCCTGACGCGGATGGGCGATCAGCTCTCCACCGCCAAGGGAACGCTGGTCAACTTCGTGGTGAAGTACATCAAGCGACTGGTGCCAAAATACCACCTGCCGGACGCCATCTCGTTTCGTAGCGCCTTGCAGCAGGGCTATCGCATGCAGTATGTGAAGCCGGAAATCGTCGCTGAAGACCTGGCCTTCCTGCAGTACACCGGCGGCACCACCGGCGTGGCGAAAGGGGCGATGCTGACCCACCGCAACATGCTGGCGAATCTTGAGCAGGTTAACGCCACCTACGGCCCGCTGTTGCACCGCGGCAAAGAGCTGGTGGTGACCGCGCTGCCGTTGTACCACATCTTCGCGCTGACTATGAACTGCCTGCTGTTTATCGAACTGGGCGGGCAGAATCTGCTGATTACCAACCCGCGCGATATTCCTGGGTTGGTGAAAGAGCTGGCGAAATATCCCTTCACCGCGATGACCGGGGTAAACACCCTGTTTAACGCGTTGTTGAATAACAAAGAGTTCCAGCAGCTTGATTTCTCGTCGTTGCACCTTTCCGCTGGCGGCGGCATGCCGGTGCAGCAGGTGGTGGCGGAGCGTTGGGTGAAACTGACCGGGCAGTATCTGCTGGAAGGCTACGGCCTGACCGAGTGCTCGCCGTTGGTAAGCGTCAATCCGCATGATATCGACTATCATAGCGGCAGCATTGGCCTGCCAGTACCCTCAACCGAAGCTAAGCTGGTGGATGACGATGATAACGAAGTCGCGCCGGGCGAACCGGGCGAACTGTGCATCAAAGGACCGCAGGTGATGCTGGGTTACTGGCAACGCCCGGATGCCACCGATGAAATCATCAAAGACGGCTGGCTGCATACCGGCGATATTGCGGTGATGGATGATGAAGGTTTCCTGCGCATTGTCGATCGCAAAAAAGATATGATTCTGGTTTCCGGTTTCAACGTCTACCCGAACGAAATCGAAGATGTGGTGATGCAGCACTCCGGCGTGCAGGAAGTGGCCGCCGTTGGCGTACCGTCCGGCAGCAGCGGAGAAGCGGTGAAGATCTTCGTGGTGAAGAAAGACGCCACATTAACCGAGGAGGCGTTGGTGACGTTTTGCCGTCGTCACCTTACGGGTTATAAGGTACCGAAGCTGGTGGAGTTCCGCGATGAGTTGCCGAAATCCAACGTCGGTAAAATTTTACGACGAGAACTTCGTGACGAAGCCCGTGCTAAAGTAGACAATAAAGCCTAA
- the minD gene encoding septum site-determining protein MinD: MARIIVVTSGKGGVGKTTSSAAIATGLAQKGKKTVVIDFDIGLRNLDLIMGCERRVVYDFVNVIQGDATLNQALIKDKRTENLYILPASQTRDKDALTREGVDKVLEELKKMDFDFIVCDSPAGIETGALMALYFADEAIITTNPEVSSVRDSDRILGILASKSRRAENGDEPIKEHLLLTRYNPGRVNKGDMLSMEDVLEILRINLVGVIPEDQSVLRASNQGEPVILDTISDAGKAYADTVERLLGEERPFRFIEEEKKGFLKRLFGG, encoded by the coding sequence ATGGCACGCATTATTGTTGTGACTTCGGGTAAAGGGGGCGTTGGTAAGACCACCTCCAGCGCGGCCATCGCTACTGGTTTGGCCCAGAAGGGAAAGAAAACTGTCGTTATCGACTTCGATATTGGCTTGCGTAACCTCGACCTGATTATGGGTTGCGAACGTCGGGTGGTTTACGACTTCGTCAACGTAATCCAGGGCGATGCCACCCTCAATCAGGCGCTGATCAAAGATAAGCGCACTGAAAATCTCTATATCCTTCCGGCTTCTCAGACGCGTGATAAAGACGCCCTGACCCGCGAAGGCGTAGATAAAGTTCTTGAAGAACTGAAAAAGATGGATTTTGATTTTATCGTCTGCGACTCCCCGGCAGGCATCGAAACCGGTGCGCTGATGGCGCTGTATTTCGCTGACGAAGCCATCATCACCACTAACCCGGAAGTCTCCTCCGTACGCGACTCCGACCGTATCCTTGGCATTCTGGCGTCCAAATCCCGCCGCGCGGAAAATGGCGACGAGCCGATCAAAGAGCATCTGCTGCTGACGCGTTACAACCCTGGCCGCGTGAACAAAGGCGACATGCTGAGCATGGAAGACGTGCTGGAAATTCTGCGCATCAATCTGGTGGGCGTGATTCCGGAAGATCAGTCTGTGCTGCGTGCATCGAACCAGGGCGAGCCGGTGATTCTGGATACCATCTCAGATGCCGGTAAAGCCTATGCGGATACCGTGGAACGTCTGCTCGGAGAAGAACGTCCTTTCCGCTTCATTGAAGAAGAGAAGAAAGGTTTCCTCAAACGCCTGTTCGGAGGATAA
- a CDS encoding molecular chaperone has translation MIIMKVMLLNKGLLCLLSACFVANAAVSPDRTRIIFNQSDKSVSVRLTNQSPTVPYLAQSWIEDKAGKKSRNYITAIPPLLRLEGGEQAQIRLMPQPTLAQLPADRETLFYYNIREVPPRSEKKNTMQIAMQSRLKVFWRPKAIQVAEGQLNLIGQFDISRSATGLTIKNKSAYFITVGYIGTNGKTLLPNTEGMMVEPFSETSQTIKNLPANFQIGLIGDYGGLNMFKVSCNSVQLVCHNESVKKV, from the coding sequence ATGATAATAATGAAAGTTATGCTACTCAATAAAGGATTATTGTGTTTACTTAGCGCCTGCTTTGTCGCCAACGCCGCTGTATCTCCCGACAGAACACGCATTATATTTAATCAATCGGATAAAAGTGTCTCCGTACGTCTGACTAACCAAAGCCCCACCGTTCCCTATCTCGCCCAGTCGTGGATTGAAGATAAAGCGGGGAAAAAGTCGCGCAACTATATTACCGCTATCCCGCCACTATTGCGCCTGGAGGGAGGAGAGCAAGCGCAGATTCGACTCATGCCGCAACCCACGCTGGCGCAGTTGCCAGCTGACCGTGAAACGCTGTTTTACTATAATATTCGCGAAGTTCCTCCTCGCTCGGAAAAGAAAAACACCATGCAGATTGCTATGCAGAGTCGCCTTAAGGTGTTCTGGCGACCAAAGGCTATTCAAGTTGCCGAAGGTCAGCTTAATCTGATTGGTCAATTCGATATTAGCCGCTCCGCAACTGGGCTGACCATAAAAAATAAATCAGCTTATTTTATTACCGTTGGCTATATCGGCACCAACGGAAAAACGCTGCTGCCCAATACAGAGGGCATGATGGTGGAACCGTTTAGCGAAACCTCACAGACGATTAAAAATTTACCGGCTAATTTTCAGATCGGGCTAATCGGTGATTACGGTGGATTAAATATGTTTAAAGTGAGTTGCAATTCCGTACAGCTTGTCTGTCACAACGAATCAGTGAAAAAGGTCTAA
- a CDS encoding fumarylacetoacetate hydrolase family protein — translation MYQHHNWQGELLDFPVSKVVCVGSNYAKHIKEMGSATPEEPVLFIKPETALCDIRQPLVLPEGLGSVHHEVELAVLIGSTLRQATEEHVQKAIAGYGVALDLTLRDIQGKMKKAGQPWEKAKGFDNACPISGFIPAAEFHGDPQNTPLSLKINGDVRQQGTTADMIHKIVPLIAYMSRFFTLKAGDIILTGTPEGVGPLSSGDELEVGFNGLTLSTRVL, via the coding sequence ATGTACCAACATCACAACTGGCAGGGTGAGTTACTGGACTTTCCAGTGAGCAAAGTGGTTTGCGTCGGCAGTAATTACGCAAAACATATTAAGGAGATGGGCAGCGCGACGCCGGAAGAGCCGGTGCTGTTTATTAAACCTGAAACGGCGCTATGCGATATCCGCCAGCCGTTGGTGCTTCCTGAAGGATTAGGGTCGGTGCACCATGAGGTTGAACTGGCGGTACTGATTGGCAGCACCCTGCGCCAGGCGACCGAAGAGCATGTGCAGAAGGCGATTGCCGGCTACGGCGTGGCGCTGGATCTGACGCTGCGTGATATTCAGGGCAAGATGAAAAAGGCGGGGCAACCGTGGGAGAAGGCGAAAGGCTTCGATAATGCCTGCCCGATTTCCGGCTTTATTCCTGCCGCCGAGTTTCACGGCGACCCGCAAAATACGCCGTTAAGCCTGAAGATTAATGGCGACGTCCGCCAGCAGGGGACGACCGCCGATATGATTCATAAAATCGTGCCGTTGATTGCCTACATGTCGCGCTTCTTCACTCTCAAAGCCGGCGATATTATCCTGACCGGAACGCCGGAAGGGGTTGGCCCGCTGAGTAGCGGCGATGAGCTGGAAGTCGGTTTCAATGGCCTGACGTTGTCTACCCGCGTGCTGTAA
- a CDS encoding pilus assembly protein, producing MNTLFRLCCLLLALFIAPAWAVECYQNNAGGLTSVTATLPAFTIPNDAQIGKKIWESPDINITVYCQNASGWRIIETTEEVYAWVKLPELNGSDVLNNPYFTFGVTYNGADHEGIREGIPTHTCMDRYSDSSKAYHAPDCNGTTLQKNITFPARFRLYAKLKAFPPDDKTIYDFGPINVLQFDGQGQVDTSSTHNLRYYIDGLDNIHFLDCSVDIRIDPESQNVDFGQVISTLVATSPPRQPFSVSTVKDQAAGCTEQFDVTTSFYTDDTLYDATHLDMGNGLLMRILDTTTHRDVEYNQYAAFATYVPGESTTVVTHDYIAELTKNPTKDIEDGPFSKSLIIKINYQ from the coding sequence ATGAATACGTTATTTCGGCTCTGCTGTTTGCTGCTGGCTCTTTTCATCGCCCCTGCATGGGCGGTTGAATGTTATCAAAACAACGCGGGAGGCCTTACCAGCGTCACGGCCACGCTTCCCGCCTTTACGATCCCAAACGATGCCCAGATCGGTAAGAAAATATGGGAAAGTCCCGATATTAATATTACCGTTTATTGCCAAAATGCCTCGGGCTGGAGAATAATAGAGACGACAGAAGAGGTTTATGCCTGGGTTAAATTACCCGAGCTTAATGGATCGGATGTGTTGAATAATCCCTATTTTACCTTTGGGGTTACCTACAATGGCGCCGACCACGAAGGGATACGCGAGGGCATTCCAACTCATACGTGTATGGACAGATACAGTGATAGCAGCAAGGCGTACCACGCTCCTGACTGTAACGGCACCACGCTACAAAAAAACATCACCTTCCCCGCCCGCTTTCGTTTATACGCCAAACTCAAGGCTTTTCCACCGGATGACAAGACAATCTACGATTTCGGGCCAATCAACGTATTGCAGTTTGATGGACAGGGTCAGGTGGATACATCATCGACCCATAACCTCCGGTACTATATTGATGGCCTCGACAATATCCACTTTCTCGATTGCAGCGTGGATATAAGGATTGATCCCGAGAGTCAGAACGTTGATTTTGGGCAGGTAATCTCCACTCTGGTCGCAACAAGTCCACCGAGACAGCCCTTCAGCGTTTCAACCGTTAAAGATCAGGCTGCAGGCTGTACGGAACAGTTTGACGTAACAACCAGTTTTTATACCGATGATACGCTCTATGACGCTACGCATTTGGATATGGGGAACGGACTGCTGATGCGTATATTGGACACTACCACCCACCGCGATGTGGAATATAACCAGTACGCCGCCTTTGCGACCTATGTTCCGGGCGAGTCAACAACCGTGGTTACCCATGACTATATCGCTGAATTAACGAAAAATCCGACGAAAGATATCGAGGACGGACCATTTAGCAAAAGTCTTATTATTAAGATTAACTATCAGTAA
- the minC gene encoding septum site-determining protein MinC produces MSNTPIELKGSSFTLSVVHMHDANPEVIRQALEDKIAQAPAFLRHAPVVVNVSSIEESVDWRPMHEAIVATGLRIMGVSGCKISRLKTEIDRAGIPLLTEGKEKTARQAPPPEPVVPPPVATPITKTRLIDLPVRSGQRIYAPHCDLIVTNHVSAGAELIADGNIHVYGMMRGRALAGASGDRDAQIFCTNLSAELVSIAGEYWLSDNIPAEFYGKAARLRLGDGALTIQPFN; encoded by the coding sequence ATGTCAAATACGCCAATCGAACTTAAGGGCAGTAGCTTCACTTTATCTGTCGTTCATATGCACGATGCAAATCCCGAGGTTATTCGTCAGGCGTTAGAAGACAAAATCGCCCAGGCTCCCGCTTTTTTACGTCACGCGCCGGTCGTGGTCAATGTCAGCAGCATCGAAGAAAGCGTCGACTGGCGCCCGATGCATGAGGCCATCGTCGCCACCGGTTTACGCATCATGGGCGTGAGCGGTTGTAAAATCTCCCGTCTGAAAACGGAAATTGACCGCGCCGGGATCCCGCTACTGACGGAAGGAAAAGAGAAAACCGCCCGTCAGGCGCCGCCGCCGGAACCCGTTGTACCGCCGCCAGTTGCCACACCGATCACAAAAACGCGTTTGATTGACCTGCCGGTACGTTCCGGTCAGCGCATTTATGCGCCACACTGTGATCTAATTGTTACAAACCATGTGAGCGCCGGGGCGGAACTTATCGCCGATGGTAACATCCATGTGTATGGCATGATGCGGGGACGCGCACTCGCGGGCGCAAGCGGCGACAGAGATGCCCAAATATTTTGTACTAACCTCTCGGCGGAACTGGTGTCCATCGCAGGGGAATATTGGCTGAGCGATAACATCCCAGCTGAATTTTATGGCAAAGCGGCGCGTCTGCGTTTGGGCGACGGCGCTTTGACAATTCAACCGTTCAATTGA
- a CDS encoding YcgL domain-containing protein produces MFCVIYRSTKREQTYLYVEKKDDFSRVPPELMSSFGTPQMTMLLPLDGRKTLANADLDKVKQALTEQGYYLQLPPPPENLLKKHLAEQGNKSD; encoded by the coding sequence ATGTTTTGTGTGATCTATCGAAGTACTAAACGTGAACAAACCTATTTATATGTCGAAAAAAAGGACGATTTCTCGCGCGTTCCGCCAGAGCTCATGTCCAGTTTCGGCACGCCGCAGATGACCATGCTGCTGCCGCTCGACGGGCGGAAGACGCTGGCTAACGCTGACCTCGATAAAGTAAAACAAGCGCTCACCGAGCAGGGCTATTATCTTCAGCTTCCTCCCCCTCCTGAGAATTTACTTAAGAAACACCTCGCGGAACAGGGGAATAAATCCGATTAA
- the rnd gene encoding ribonuclease D, which produces MITTDDGLRAICEAASAAPAVALDTEFVRTRTYYPQLGLLQLFDGKQVSLIDPLTINDWAPMRELLLNQDVTKYLHAGSEDLEVFLNAFNLMPQPLIDTQILAAFCGRPMSWGFASMVEEYTGVALDKSESRTDWLARPLTERQCEYAAADVWYLLPIASKLMAETDSAGWLPAALNECHLMQQRRQEILDPAEAWREIGNAWQLRTRQLGCLQLLAEWRLRKARERNLAVNFVVREEHLWSVARYMPGSLGELDSLGLSGSEIRFHGKTLISLVEKAQALPESALPEPLQNLIDMPGYRKAFKDIKALVQDVSVEKGVSAELLASRRQINQLLNWHWQLKTKNGDPELVSGWRGELMADRLKTLLNDYPR; this is translated from the coding sequence ATGATCACCACCGACGATGGCCTGCGCGCTATCTGTGAAGCGGCAAGCGCGGCGCCCGCGGTTGCGCTGGATACCGAGTTTGTCCGTACCCGCACCTATTATCCGCAGCTCGGTTTGCTACAACTGTTCGACGGCAAACAGGTTTCTCTGATCGATCCGTTGACCATCAACGACTGGGCGCCGATGCGCGAGCTGTTGCTCAACCAGGATGTGACCAAATATCTGCATGCTGGCAGCGAAGATTTAGAAGTCTTCCTGAACGCGTTTAACCTGATGCCGCAACCGCTGATCGACACCCAGATCCTGGCGGCCTTCTGTGGGCGTCCGATGTCATGGGGCTTTGCCTCGATGGTTGAAGAGTATACCGGCGTCGCGTTGGATAAAAGCGAATCACGCACCGACTGGTTGGCGCGTCCGCTGACCGAACGTCAGTGCGAATACGCCGCTGCGGATGTCTGGTATCTGCTGCCGATCGCCAGCAAGTTGATGGCGGAAACTGACAGCGCGGGCTGGCTACCGGCGGCATTGAATGAGTGCCATCTGATGCAGCAGCGCCGCCAGGAAATCCTTGACCCGGCGGAAGCCTGGCGTGAAATCGGCAATGCCTGGCAGTTGCGTACGCGCCAGCTGGGCTGCCTACAGCTGCTGGCGGAGTGGCGTCTGCGCAAGGCGCGTGAACGTAACCTGGCGGTCAACTTCGTGGTACGCGAAGAGCATCTGTGGAGCGTGGCGCGTTATATGCCGGGCAGCCTTGGCGAGCTCGATAGCCTCGGTTTATCCGGTAGCGAAATTCGCTTCCATGGTAAAACGCTGATTAGCCTGGTTGAAAAGGCGCAGGCCCTGCCGGAGTCGGCGTTGCCCGAGCCGCTACAGAATCTGATCGATATGCCGGGCTACCGCAAAGCCTTTAAAGATATCAAGGCGCTGGTGCAGGACGTTAGCGTCGAGAAGGGCGTTAGCGCCGAACTGCTGGCTTCGCGCCGACAGATTAACCAGTTGCTGAACTGGCACTGGCAGCTGAAAACCAAAAATGGCGATCCGGAGCTGGTGTCCGGCTGGCGCGGCGAATTGATGGCCGATCGTCTGAAAACGCTGTTGAACGACTATCCGCGTTAA
- a CDS encoding YcgN family cysteine cluster protein yields MSELPFWQSKTLDEMTDAEWESLCDGCGQCCLHKLMDEDTDEIYFTNVACKQLNIKTCQCRNYERRFEYEPDCIKLTRDNLPTFEWLPHTCAYRLLAEGKPLPHWHPLITGSKAAMHGERISVRHIAVKESEVRDWQDHILNKPEWAD; encoded by the coding sequence ATGAGCGAATTACCTTTCTGGCAAAGTAAAACCCTTGATGAAATGACCGACGCCGAATGGGAGTCGTTGTGCGACGGCTGCGGGCAGTGCTGCCTGCACAAGCTGATGGATGAAGACACCGATGAAATTTACTTCACCAACGTTGCCTGTAAGCAGCTCAATATCAAAACCTGCCAGTGTCGTAACTATGAACGCCGCTTCGAATATGAACCAGACTGTATCAAGCTAACGCGTGACAACCTGCCGACCTTTGAGTGGCTACCGCACACCTGCGCCTATCGCCTGCTGGCGGAGGGCAAGCCGCTGCCGCACTGGCACCCGCTGATTACCGGTTCCAAAGCGGCCATGCACGGCGAGCGTATTTCGGTGCGCCATATTGCGGTGAAAGAATCTGAGGTAAGGGACTGGCAGGACCACATTTTAAATAAACCGGAATGGGCTGATTGA
- the minE gene encoding cell division topological specificity factor MinE, translating into MALLDFFLSRKKNTANIAKERLQIIVAERRRGDAEPHYLPQLRKDILDVICKYVQIDPEMVSVQLEQRDGDISILELNVTLPEAEESKS; encoded by the coding sequence ATGGCATTACTCGACTTTTTTCTCTCGCGAAAAAAGAACACGGCTAACATTGCGAAAGAACGCCTGCAAATCATCGTCGCGGAGCGCCGCCGCGGCGACGCGGAACCGCATTACCTGCCGCAGCTGCGCAAAGATATCCTGGATGTGATTTGTAAATACGTACAGATCGACCCGGAGATGGTCAGCGTGCAGTTGGAACAACGCGATGGTGATATTTCGATTCTGGAGCTGAACGTGACCCTACCGGAAGCTGAAGAGTCGAAATCCTGA